A window of the Helianthus annuus cultivar XRQ/B chromosome 4, HanXRQr2.0-SUNRISE, whole genome shotgun sequence genome harbors these coding sequences:
- the LOC110936487 gene encoding alcohol dehydrogenase class-3, whose translation MATQGKVITCKAAVAYEPNKPLVIEDVEVAPPQAGEVRVQILFTALCHTDAYTWSGKDPEGLFPCILGHEAAGIVESVGEGVTEVKPGDHVIPCYQAECKECKFCKSGKTNLCGKIRGATGVGVMMNDKKSRFSVRGTPIYHFMGTSTFSQYTVVHDVSVAKIDPKAPLEKVCLLGCGVPTGLGAVWNTAKVEAGSNVAIFGLGTVGLAVAEGAKAAGATRIIGIDIDNRKFDRAKDFGVNEFVNPKDHDKPIQQVLVDMTDGGVDYSFECIGNVSIMRAALECCHKGWGTSVIVGVAASGQEIATRPFQLVTGRVWKGTAFGGFKSRSQVPQLVDKYMNKEIKIDEYITHNLTLEEINKAFDLLHGGDCLRCVLKV comes from the exons ATGGCTACTCAAGGAAAGGTCATCACCTGTAAAG CTGCGGTGGCGTATGAGCCTAACAAGCCGCTAGTCATTGAAGATGTGGAGGTTGCGCCGCCTCAAGCCGGTGAAGTTCGAGTTCAGATTCTCTTCACTGCACTTTGCCATACTGATGCTTACACTTGGAGTGGCAAG GATCCTGAGGGTCTGTTTCCATGTATTCTTGGTCATGAGGCTGCTGG GATTGTTGAGAGCGTTGGTGAAGGGGTGACTGAAGTTAAACCCGGGGATCATGTCATACCCTGTTATCAAGCCGAATGCAAGGAATGCAAGTTTTGTAAGTCAGGGAAGACCAACCTGTGTGGCAAAATTAGGGGAGCCACGGGAGTTGGTGTCATGATGAATGATAAAAAGAGTCGTTTTTCAGTCAGGGGAACTCCGATTTATCATTTCATGGGAACCTCTACTTTTAGTCAATACACTGTTGTGCATGATGTAAGTGTCGCCAAGATTGATCCCAAAGCTCCTTTGGAGAAAGTTTGCCTTCTTGGCTGTGGTGTCCCTACTG GTCTTGGTGCGGTTTGGAACACAGCAAAAGTTGAAGCAGGATCAAATGTTGCTATTTTCGGTCTTGGGACTGTTGGTCTTGCA GTAGCAGAGGGTGCGAAAGCAGCAGGTGCTACACGTATAATTGGGATAGATATTGACAACAGAAAGTTTGATCGAG CAAAAGACTTTGGTGTGAATGAGTTTGTGAATCCAAAAGACCACGACAAACCGATCCAACAGGTTCTTGTTGATATGACAGATGGAGGTGTCGATTATAGTTTTGAGTGTATTGGTAATGTTTCCATTATGAGGGCTGCTTTGGAGTGCTGTCACAAG GGGTGGGGAACATCGGTTATAGTGGGTGTTGCAGCATCAGGTCAAGAGATAGCAACCCGCCCATTTCAACTGGTTACTGGTCGTGTTTGGAAAGGGACCGCTTTTGGTGGTTTTAAGAGCCGTTCGCAAGTGCCTCAGCTTGTTGATAAGTATATGAATAAG GAAATCAAGATTGATGAGTACATAACTCACAATTTGACACTGGAGGAGATCAACAAGGCTTTTGATTTGTTGCATGGAGGGGATTGTCTGCGTTGCGTGCTTAAGGTTTGA
- the LOC110936486 gene encoding uncharacterized protein LOC110936486 isoform X1 — MDPNAVVLEISSDEEGAWDDHVDKGIINGTEDYNWIADILDEVNRGDCRYDDGGDDSDEVVLVGEVLPKKPRKKLAVKSSALVQFDDDCVVLDHDPDKPPEARRDDPTDRVEDDEDDDDDIVVVSEKGQVACRDYPHSRHLCIKFPFSSTPKQTHCDQCYCYVCDSLAPCIYWGNGSGGIDHCLATDKSDFWKVERQNSKNVGKDTGVPPLNPVPVPAPQTPSIDHNQTLVPNPIRACPVTSSYVVPNIVNQDRSSFLSSRNKYQPGLVSQQLTRASSCTIPGSRVHHNYDLATPLHRPVFKRTASDVFAFAPTANQYSYSSYYRGNYRNTFTSASQPNIVNTPVTFSPRSNTPFDLSPNFQPSMDPRVEPPVLFQPNPIPLSSQAQGNSSLPQYTVPSEASRQESQRSAVDPKFFQGISWPQSQINQQQQPQPDAQSSLLDGVGAVGATNQPPLASGSGGAVDYEFDNWMFNPQPCEAGSMGSSGQFGLSEFSPDPGFMDSAQDSLVLGPLICSLTCL, encoded by the exons ATGGATCCGAATGCTGTGGTGTTGGAAATCAGCTCCGATGAAGAGGGTGCGTGGGATGATCATGTGGATAAAGGCATCATTAACGGCACCGAAGATTATAACTGGATAGCGGATATTCTTGACGAGGTTAATCGAGGTGATTGCCGGTACGATGATGGAGGCGATGATTCCGATGAAGTGGTCTTGGTTGGTGAAGTTTTGCCCAAGAAACCTAGGAAGAAATTGGCGGTAAAGTCGTCTGCTTTAGTTCAGTTTGATGATGACTGCGTGGTTCTTGATCATGACCCGGATAAGCCTCCGGAGGCCCGAAGGGATGACCCGACTGATCGGGTTGAGGacgatgaggatgatgatgatgatattgttgTTGTTAGCGAAAAGGGGCAG GTGGCATGTCGAGATTATCCCCATTCAAGACACCTTTGTATCAAATTTCCCTTCTCCTCTACACCAAAACAAACTCACTGTGATCAG TGCTACTGCTATGTTTGTGATTCACTCGCTCCATGTATCTATTGGGGCAATGGTAGTGGCGGTATCGATCATTGTCTCGCCACTGATAAAAGTGACTTCTGGAAAGTCGAGCGACAAAATTCCAAGAATGTTGGTAAAGATACCGGTGTTCCACCTTTGAACCCGGTCCCGGTCCCGGCTCCTCAAACTCCTTCCATCGACCACAATCAGACCCTGGTGCCAAATCCTATTCGGGCTTGCCCTGTAACATCTAGTTATGTAGTTCCGAACATTGTTAACCAGGATCGAAGCTCGTTTTTATCATCTAGGAACAAGTATCAACCCGGTTTAGTCTCCCAACAGTTGACCCGAGCAAGTAGCTGCACCATTCCAGGAAGTAGGGTGCACCATAATTATGACCTAGCTACCCCGCTTCACAGGCCCGTATTCAAACGAACGGCTTCGGATGTGTTTGCTTTTGCTCCAACAGCAAACCAATATTCATATAGCTCGTATTATAGAGGGAATTACAGAAACACTTTTACGTCTGCTTCACAGCCAAACATCGTCAACACTCCGGTTACATTTTCTCCAAGGTCAAACACCCCGTTTGACTTATCACCAAATTTCCAACCAAGTATGGACCCACGTGTTGAGCCCCCGGTTTTGTTTCAACCCAACCCAATTCCGTTATCTTCTCAAGCTCAAGGGAATTCTTCTCTACCACAATATACAGTTCCTTCTGAAGCCTCACGGCAAGAAAGTCAACGGTCAGCAGTTGACCCGAAGTTTTTTCAAGGAATTAGTTGGCCTCAAAGTCAGATAAACCAGCAACAGCAACCGCAACCTGATGCTCAAAGCTCGTTACTTGACGGTGTGGGTGCGGTTGGTGCGACCAACCAGCCCCCTCTTGCGAGTGGTTCTGGAGGTGCAGTCGATTATGAGTTTGATAATTGGATGTTTAACCCGCAGCCCTGTGAAGCGGGGTCCATGGGCAGTTCGGGACAGTTTGGGTTGAGTGAGTTTTCTCCTGACCCAGGCTTTATGGATTCAG CCCAGGATAGTCTAGTGTTGGGACCATTGATCTGTTCGTTAACATGTTTATAA
- the LOC110936486 gene encoding uncharacterized protein LOC110936486 isoform X2, producing MDPNAVVLEISSDEEGAWDDHVDKGIINGTEDYNWIADILDEVNRGDCRYDDGGDDSDEVVLVGEVLPKKPRKKLAVKSSALVQFDDDCVVLDHDPDKPPEARRDDPTDRVEDDEDDDDDIVVVSEKGQVACRDYPHSRHLCIKFPFSSTPKQTHCDQCYCYVCDSLAPCIYWGNGSGGIDHCLATDKSDFWKVERQNSKNVGKDTGVPPLNPVPVPAPQTPSIDHNQTLVPNPIRACPVTSSYVVPNIVNQDRSSFLSSRNKYQPGLVSQQLTRASSCTIPGSRVHHNYDLATPLHRPVFKRTASDVFAFAPTANQYSYSSYYRGNYRNTFTSASQPNIVNTPVTFSPRSNTPFDLSPNFQPSMDPRVEPPVLFQPNPIPLSSQAQGNSSLPQYTVPSEASRQESQRSAVDPKFFQGISWPQSQINQQQQPQPDAQSSLLDGVGAVGATNQPPLASGSGGAVDYEFDNWMFNPQPCEAGSMGSSGQFGLSEFSPDPGFMDSG from the exons ATGGATCCGAATGCTGTGGTGTTGGAAATCAGCTCCGATGAAGAGGGTGCGTGGGATGATCATGTGGATAAAGGCATCATTAACGGCACCGAAGATTATAACTGGATAGCGGATATTCTTGACGAGGTTAATCGAGGTGATTGCCGGTACGATGATGGAGGCGATGATTCCGATGAAGTGGTCTTGGTTGGTGAAGTTTTGCCCAAGAAACCTAGGAAGAAATTGGCGGTAAAGTCGTCTGCTTTAGTTCAGTTTGATGATGACTGCGTGGTTCTTGATCATGACCCGGATAAGCCTCCGGAGGCCCGAAGGGATGACCCGACTGATCGGGTTGAGGacgatgaggatgatgatgatgatattgttgTTGTTAGCGAAAAGGGGCAG GTGGCATGTCGAGATTATCCCCATTCAAGACACCTTTGTATCAAATTTCCCTTCTCCTCTACACCAAAACAAACTCACTGTGATCAG TGCTACTGCTATGTTTGTGATTCACTCGCTCCATGTATCTATTGGGGCAATGGTAGTGGCGGTATCGATCATTGTCTCGCCACTGATAAAAGTGACTTCTGGAAAGTCGAGCGACAAAATTCCAAGAATGTTGGTAAAGATACCGGTGTTCCACCTTTGAACCCGGTCCCGGTCCCGGCTCCTCAAACTCCTTCCATCGACCACAATCAGACCCTGGTGCCAAATCCTATTCGGGCTTGCCCTGTAACATCTAGTTATGTAGTTCCGAACATTGTTAACCAGGATCGAAGCTCGTTTTTATCATCTAGGAACAAGTATCAACCCGGTTTAGTCTCCCAACAGTTGACCCGAGCAAGTAGCTGCACCATTCCAGGAAGTAGGGTGCACCATAATTATGACCTAGCTACCCCGCTTCACAGGCCCGTATTCAAACGAACGGCTTCGGATGTGTTTGCTTTTGCTCCAACAGCAAACCAATATTCATATAGCTCGTATTATAGAGGGAATTACAGAAACACTTTTACGTCTGCTTCACAGCCAAACATCGTCAACACTCCGGTTACATTTTCTCCAAGGTCAAACACCCCGTTTGACTTATCACCAAATTTCCAACCAAGTATGGACCCACGTGTTGAGCCCCCGGTTTTGTTTCAACCCAACCCAATTCCGTTATCTTCTCAAGCTCAAGGGAATTCTTCTCTACCACAATATACAGTTCCTTCTGAAGCCTCACGGCAAGAAAGTCAACGGTCAGCAGTTGACCCGAAGTTTTTTCAAGGAATTAGTTGGCCTCAAAGTCAGATAAACCAGCAACAGCAACCGCAACCTGATGCTCAAAGCTCGTTACTTGACGGTGTGGGTGCGGTTGGTGCGACCAACCAGCCCCCTCTTGCGAGTGGTTCTGGAGGTGCAGTCGATTATGAGTTTGATAATTGGATGTTTAACCCGCAGCCCTGTGAAGCGGGGTCCATGGGCAGTTCGGGACAGTTTGGGTTGAGTGAGTTTTCTCCTGACCCAGGCTTTATGGATTCAG GTTAG